In Parabacteroides timonensis, the genomic stretch TCTGATAGTCGTATATGCTGCGGCCATACCGCAAGTTACCACAGTCGGCATCTTTCAACAGCACCGAATATACATTATATAACTTATGGCAGAAGCGCAACGGCTTTGCCTTACGCCCGTCAATGAGGCTCACCAGCGGATGCAATGTCTCGACACCGAAGTAGTCGTTATATTGCTGTACGGTGTCTATTCTTGTTATTTCGCTCATAGTTGCTTGACTTTTATTCTGTTGCAAAAATAAATCTTTCATCCATAATTACCTTGATAACCGGAGAGGATTTTTGTACGGTGCAAAAATAGAGACGAAAAAAGAGACGACCTGTATCAAAATCACTTATTCAATTACCAATTTCACAGATACGGCGACAGCCCGTTCCCATACCCATTAAATTGGTCATTCTATCTGTGAAATTGATATGCCTGCGCTTTATCCGTTCCACTAATTTTGCGGCAGAAAATCAATCGTTTGGTAAATATGAAATACAGAAAACTCAGAAATTTGGATGTGTCGGCCATCGGCTATGGCTGCATGGGAATGAGTCATGGATACGGGCCTGTACCCGAAAGAAAGGAAGCCGTCAGGCTGATACGGTATGCCTACGAGCAGGGATGCACGTTTTTCGACACGGCCGAAGGGTATGCTGCCGGTGACAATGAACTATTGGTAGGCGAAGCGGTACGTCCGTTCCGCGACCGCATCGTGGTCGCCACGAAATTCGGAGGTCCACGGGTAGAGGGAGACAGACTGGTGCCGATTGAATACACTCCTGCTGAAATAAAGGCGCATTGCGAGGCATCCTTGAAACGGCTGGGTACGGATCATATCGACCTGTACTACCAGCACCGGGTCAGCCGTCGGGTCACACCGGAAGAGGTGGCCGGTTGCATGGGGGATTTGATACGGGAAGGTAAGATACTGGCATGGGGACAATCCATGCCTTCCGTCGAAGAGATACGCCGCGCCCATGCCGTAACCCCTTTGTCTGCCGTACAGAGCGAATATTCCATCATGGAACGTTCGGTGGAGAAAGACGTTTTGCCTGTTTGCGAGGAACTGGGGATCGGTTTTGTTCCGTTCAGCCCGCTGGCAAGCGGCTTTCTGTCCGGTAAGATAGATGCCGGTACACGTTACGAGGGGGACGACGTGCGTAGAGCGATTACCCGCTTCAGAGAGGATAACATTGCAGCCAACCAGCCATTGTTGGAACTGTTACGCCGGTTTGCAAAGGAGAAAGATGCCACACCTGCCCAGATATCGCTGGCTTGGATGCTTCACAAGAAAGGCTTTATCGCTCCTATCCCGGGCTCGCGCAAGGAGGAACGCATACGGGAAAACCTCCGTGCCGCAGAAGTTGTGCTCTCACCGGCAGAGTTCGCACAGATAGAACACGAGCTGGACAAAATCGAGATTCATGGCAACCGGACCGACGAGGATATCGTGTTCGGACTAAGAGGACAGTGTGACTAAAATACTATGGATAGGAGGATAACACGCCGGGAAGCCATCAAAAGAATGGGATCCGCAGCAGTCGGTTTAGGCTTAGGTGTCGGAGGTGTGAGAGCATTCGACATGTTGGATGACAAGGATGTAATTGGCAAAATGAAAGTATTGTTGGTCAACGGAAGTCCTCACAGGATGGGTTGTACCCATACGGCATTGGCTGAAGTGGAATCCGTATTGAAGGAAAATGACGTGAAAACCGATTACCTGTGGATTGGCAATAAGCCTGTTGCCGG encodes the following:
- a CDS encoding aldo/keto reductase, translated to MKYRKLRNLDVSAIGYGCMGMSHGYGPVPERKEAVRLIRYAYEQGCTFFDTAEGYAAGDNELLVGEAVRPFRDRIVVATKFGGPRVEGDRLVPIEYTPAEIKAHCEASLKRLGTDHIDLYYQHRVSRRVTPEEVAGCMGDLIREGKILAWGQSMPSVEEIRRAHAVTPLSAVQSEYSIMERSVEKDVLPVCEELGIGFVPFSPLASGFLSGKIDAGTRYEGDDVRRAITRFREDNIAANQPLLELLRRFAKEKDATPAQISLAWMLHKKGFIAPIPGSRKEERIRENLRAAEVVLSPAEFAQIEHELDKIEIHGNRTDEDIVFGLRGQCD